ACAAAGGAGCCAACGATGCCAAAAATGAAATCGGTAAAAGGTGCTGTTAAGCGCTTTAAAGTTAAGAAAAATGGTCAAGTTAAACGTGGAACTGCGTTTAGAAGCCACATCTTAACTAAACAAGATGCACAAACTCGTCGTGAGCAAAACACTCCAAAAGTGGTTGCTAAAGTTGACGCTAAAAATATTAAGGCAATGATTAACTAATTTTAGTTGATTTAACTCTCCAACATTCTTGTTGGGCAAGTCCACCACAGTAGTGGCACCTTGACTATAAAAATAGCTAGGTAAAGAAAAATAAGGAAATAAAATGCCAAGAGTAAAAACTG
This is a stretch of genomic DNA from Sulfurimonas sp. C5. It encodes these proteins:
- the rpmI gene encoding 50S ribosomal protein L35; this encodes MPKMKSVKGAVKRFKVKKNGQVKRGTAFRSHILTKQDAQTRREQNTPKVVAKVDAKNIKAMIN